The following are encoded in a window of Paraburkholderia sp. HP33-1 genomic DNA:
- a CDS encoding type 1 glutamine amidotransferase (Members of this family of hydrolases with an active site Cys residue belong to MEROPS family C26.): protein MSENKPGNAGTTGSPQPTTPSSGSAPVEPAEALAPSHEGATQSAARDTSPADKEATVRSSTDDPLSASALTSEDPRAAWMRDAAEARSAAAASTARQEAAVHEREARRAGVHTAGATTVKPDPLMKPTAGAGQPRAGSVGIADLATDAEITTEEAAAPASRAPGSPPPGFGAAPDFSATNPPPPNALPPSPPRYLRQSDSAWSVFGRIIAARARQLFDRAGQRITQRTLRIGVSARIFHPEPGAKGLRGKTLQYLEESVAHWVMSRDVLVFMIPTVGHQGMLHPSNIRLRDYAKHLDGLLLQGGADLSPQSYAEVASSPEWPGDRVRDMYELELLHEFIESGKPVLGVCRGCQLINVAFGGTLYQDIATDVPTANAHVNENYDQHRHGVHFPDGSTLLNMFPGRRDAIVNSIHHQAVKTLGRDLNIEAVSASDGIIEAVRYRRAPFVMGVQWHPEFHRAGGPELLDCTPLLDTFLRVARETRF, encoded by the coding sequence ATGAGCGAAAACAAACCAGGAAACGCCGGCACGACCGGCAGTCCGCAACCGACCACGCCTTCGTCGGGCAGCGCGCCAGTCGAACCGGCCGAGGCGCTTGCTCCGTCGCATGAAGGTGCCACCCAGTCGGCCGCCAGGGACACGAGCCCGGCCGACAAGGAGGCGACCGTGAGATCGTCGACCGACGATCCGCTCAGCGCGTCGGCGCTCACCTCCGAAGATCCGCGAGCAGCGTGGATGCGCGACGCGGCCGAGGCACGCAGCGCCGCCGCCGCATCGACTGCGCGCCAGGAAGCCGCGGTGCACGAGCGCGAAGCACGGCGTGCCGGTGTGCACACCGCCGGCGCGACGACGGTGAAACCCGATCCGCTCATGAAACCGACGGCGGGCGCCGGCCAGCCGCGCGCGGGCAGCGTCGGCATCGCGGACCTTGCCACCGACGCAGAAATCACCACCGAGGAAGCCGCCGCGCCCGCTTCGCGTGCGCCCGGCTCGCCGCCGCCCGGTTTCGGCGCGGCGCCCGATTTCAGCGCCACCAACCCCCCACCGCCCAACGCGCTGCCGCCGTCGCCGCCGCGCTATTTGCGTCAGAGCGATTCGGCATGGAGCGTGTTCGGCCGCATCATTGCGGCGCGCGCGCGGCAGCTGTTCGATCGCGCGGGGCAGCGGATCACGCAGCGCACACTGCGCATCGGCGTGTCGGCGCGCATCTTCCACCCGGAGCCGGGCGCGAAGGGCTTGCGCGGCAAGACGCTGCAATATCTGGAGGAGTCGGTCGCGCACTGGGTGATGTCGCGCGACGTGCTGGTGTTCATGATCCCGACCGTCGGTCATCAGGGCATGCTGCACCCGAGCAACATCCGTCTGCGCGACTACGCGAAGCATCTCGATGGCCTGCTGTTGCAAGGCGGCGCCGACCTGTCGCCGCAGTCGTACGCGGAAGTCGCGTCGAGTCCCGAGTGGCCCGGCGATCGCGTGCGCGACATGTACGAGCTCGAACTGCTGCACGAGTTCATCGAGTCGGGCAAGCCGGTGCTCGGCGTGTGCCGTGGCTGCCAGCTGATCAATGTCGCGTTCGGCGGGACGCTGTACCAGGACATCGCGACCGATGTGCCAACCGCGAACGCGCACGTCAACGAGAACTACGATCAGCATCGGCACGGCGTGCACTTTCCGGATGGCTCGACGCTGCTGAACATGTTCCCCGGGCGGCGCGACGCGATCGTCAATTCGATCCATCACCAGGCGGTGAAGACGCTGGGCCGTGATCTGAATATCGAGGCGGTGTCGGCGTCGGACGGCATCATCGAGGCCGTGCGCTACCGGCGCGCGCCGTTCGTGATGGGCGTGCAGTGGCATCCGGAGTTTCATCGCGCGGGCGGGCCGGAACTGCTCGATTGCACGCCGCTGCTCGATACGTTCCTGCGGGTCGCGCGGGAGACGCGGTTCTAG
- a CDS encoding cation:proton antiporter, with protein MHHGIGFIQDLAVVMALAGVVAVLFHRLKQPVVLGYIAAGVIIGPYTPPFQLIRDEQTIQTLGELGVVFLMFSLGLEFSLRKLFKVGATAIVAALSEIVLMLWIGYQIGSAFGWSPMDSLFLGAILAISSTTIIVKALSDLGLKRESFAQLVFGILIVEDILGIAMLVLLTGIAQTGQLSAGLAAVTLGKLLLFMTVSLLVGVLLVPRALNYVARTGSDEMLLVAVLGFCFGFCLLVVKLDYSIALGAFLIGAIMAESRHLHRIEHLIAPLRDAFSAIFFVTIGLMLDPAVILDYAWPVTVITVAVIVGKIVSCGLGTFLSGQDARTSMRLGMTVSQIGEFSFIIATLGLTLKVTSGFLYPIAVAVSALTTLTTPYLIRVADPLTRRIAHAMPATFSNAFGMYGQWLRSLVTARGEPTLFGMTRRIVVQIAVNLALVAAIFIAVSYSAPHSGRLLAHWLADEPLQRVVQWSVALVVSLPFLVAVYRKTRSLALLLAEVSVQPSVAGRFTSALRYAIADLVPIVSMFGVFLLVAALSGSILPPTGLLIAVLVCAALLLALVWRWCVKIHASMQIALRETFEEQPDP; from the coding sequence ATGCACCACGGCATTGGCTTCATCCAGGATCTGGCCGTGGTAATGGCGTTGGCCGGCGTCGTCGCCGTGCTGTTCCATCGCCTGAAGCAGCCGGTGGTGCTCGGCTATATCGCGGCCGGCGTGATCATCGGTCCGTACACGCCGCCGTTCCAGCTGATCCGCGACGAACAGACGATCCAGACGCTCGGCGAGCTCGGCGTCGTGTTCCTGATGTTTTCGCTCGGCCTCGAATTCAGCCTGCGCAAGCTGTTCAAGGTCGGCGCAACGGCGATCGTCGCAGCGCTGTCCGAGATCGTGCTGATGCTGTGGATCGGCTACCAGATCGGCAGCGCGTTCGGCTGGAGCCCGATGGACTCGTTGTTCCTCGGCGCGATCCTCGCGATCTCGTCGACGACGATCATCGTCAAGGCGCTGTCCGACCTCGGACTCAAGCGCGAAAGCTTCGCGCAGCTCGTGTTCGGCATTCTGATCGTCGAGGACATTCTCGGCATCGCGATGCTCGTGCTGCTGACCGGCATCGCGCAGACCGGGCAGCTATCCGCCGGGCTCGCCGCCGTCACGCTTGGCAAGCTGCTGCTGTTCATGACGGTGTCGCTGCTGGTTGGCGTACTGCTCGTGCCGCGCGCGCTGAACTACGTCGCGCGCACGGGCAGCGACGAGATGCTGCTCGTCGCCGTGCTCGGCTTCTGCTTCGGCTTCTGTCTGCTGGTCGTCAAGCTCGACTACAGCATCGCGCTCGGCGCGTTTTTGATCGGCGCGATCATGGCCGAGTCGCGCCATCTGCATCGGATCGAGCATCTGATCGCGCCGCTGCGCGACGCGTTTTCCGCAATCTTCTTCGTGACGATCGGCCTGATGCTGGACCCGGCCGTGATACTCGACTACGCGTGGCCGGTCACGGTGATCACGGTGGCGGTGATCGTCGGCAAGATCGTGTCGTGCGGGCTCGGCACGTTTCTGTCCGGGCAGGATGCCCGCACGTCGATGCGCCTCGGCATGACCGTGTCGCAGATCGGCGAGTTCTCGTTCATCATCGCGACGCTTGGCCTGACGCTGAAGGTGACGAGCGGGTTTCTGTATCCGATCGCGGTCGCCGTGTCGGCATTGACCACGCTGACGACGCCGTATCTGATCCGCGTTGCCGATCCGCTCACGCGCCGCATCGCGCACGCGATGCCCGCCACGTTTTCCAACGCGTTCGGCATGTACGGGCAATGGCTGCGCAGCTTGGTCACGGCGCGCGGCGAGCCGACGCTGTTCGGGATGACGCGGCGCATCGTCGTGCAGATCGCGGTGAATCTCGCGCTCGTCGCCGCGATTTTCATTGCGGTGTCGTACAGCGCGCCGCATAGCGGCCGGCTGCTCGCGCACTGGCTCGCCGACGAGCCGCTGCAACGCGTCGTGCAGTGGAGTGTCGCGCTCGTCGTATCGCTGCCGTTCCTCGTGGCCGTGTACCGCAAGACCAGGTCGCTCGCGCTGCTGCTCGCCGAAGTCAGCGTGCAGCCGAGCGTCGCCGGGCGCTTCACGAGCGCGCTGCGTTATGCGATCGCCGACCTCGTGCCGATCGTGTCGATGTTCGGCGTGTTTCTGCTCGTGGCGGCGCTCTCGGGCAGCATCCTGCCGCCGACGGGCCTGCTCATCGCGGTGCTAGTGTGCGCCGCGCTGCTGCTCGCGCTCGTATGGCGCTGGTGCGTGAAGATCCACGCGTCGATGCAGATCGCCTTGCGGGAAACTTTCGAAGAACAGCCGGACCCCTAA
- a CDS encoding amidase — protein MATEFAPFPPLAQLAADLATGRTTSRALVETALDRIADPSGQGATVFMHVDADAARATADAHDRLRAAGTVLSPLAGIPVSVKDLFDIEGQPTRAGSVVLADAPAAKADAVAVARLKRAGAVIVGRTNMSEFAFSGLGLNPHYGHPLSPYRRGVKGDERISGGSSSGAAASVADGMAAVALGTDTGGSIRIPAALCGLTGFKPTAARIPKQGGVPLSPTLDSFGPIGVSVACCALVDRMLAGLEPRIPAARPLEGVRLGVLTNFVTDSVEPEVARAIDTALKHLEAAGAVVSEVRFAPLDRLPQINRFGFASIEAYAWHRPLLDKHREQYDPRVLARIMKGQPASAVDYLDLLAERDAMLDQAARTLWQRFDAVVAPTVPVVPPRLAGLLHDDDTFGHTNALILRNPSAFNFLDSCALSLPCHLRGDAPVGLMLAGAPHADDALLAIGRAAEAVLNAIR, from the coding sequence ATGGCCACTGAATTCGCCCCCTTCCCGCCGCTGGCCCAGCTTGCCGCCGATCTCGCCACCGGCCGCACCACCAGCCGCGCGCTCGTCGAAACCGCGCTCGACCGGATCGCCGATCCATCCGGCCAGGGCGCCACCGTCTTCATGCACGTCGACGCCGACGCTGCGCGCGCCACCGCCGACGCGCACGACCGCCTGCGCGCGGCCGGCACCGTGCTGTCGCCGCTCGCCGGGATTCCGGTGTCGGTCAAGGATCTGTTCGACATCGAAGGCCAGCCGACCCGCGCGGGCTCCGTCGTGCTTGCCGACGCACCCGCCGCGAAGGCAGATGCGGTCGCGGTCGCGCGTCTGAAGCGGGCCGGCGCCGTGATCGTCGGGCGTACCAACATGAGCGAGTTCGCGTTTTCCGGGCTCGGCCTCAATCCGCATTACGGTCATCCGCTGTCGCCGTACCGGCGAGGGGTGAAGGGCGACGAGCGGATTTCGGGCGGCTCGTCGTCGGGCGCGGCGGCTTCGGTCGCCGACGGCATGGCCGCGGTCGCGCTCGGCACCGACACCGGCGGCTCGATCCGCATTCCGGCCGCCTTGTGCGGGCTGACCGGCTTCAAGCCGACCGCCGCGCGCATCCCGAAACAGGGTGGCGTGCCGCTGTCGCCGACGCTCGATTCGTTCGGGCCGATCGGCGTGTCGGTCGCCTGCTGCGCGCTGGTCGACCGGATGCTCGCCGGGCTGGAGCCGCGCATCCCGGCCGCGCGGCCGCTCGAAGGCGTGCGCCTCGGCGTGCTGACCAATTTCGTGACCGATAGCGTCGAGCCCGAAGTCGCGCGCGCGATCGATACCGCGCTCAAGCATCTGGAGGCGGCCGGCGCAGTCGTCAGCGAGGTGCGCTTCGCGCCGCTCGACCGCCTGCCGCAGATCAACCGCTTCGGCTTTGCGTCGATCGAGGCGTACGCGTGGCATCGGCCGCTCCTCGACAAGCACCGCGAGCAGTACGATCCGCGCGTACTCGCGCGCATCATGAAGGGGCAGCCAGCCAGCGCGGTCGACTATCTGGACCTGCTCGCCGAGCGCGACGCGATGCTCGACCAGGCCGCACGCACACTGTGGCAGCGTTTCGACGCGGTCGTCGCGCCGACGGTGCCGGTCGTGCCGCCGCGCCTCGCCGGCCTGCTGCACGACGACGACACGTTTGGCCACACTAATGCGCTGATCCTGCGCAACCCGAGTGCGTTCAACTTCCTCGATAGCTGCGCGCTGTCGCTGCCGTGCCATCTGCGCGGAGACGCGCCGGTCGGCCTGATGCTGGCAGGCGCCCCGCACGCCGACGACGCGCTGCTCGCGATCGGCCGCGCAGCCGAGGCGGTGCTGAACGCAATCCGCTAA
- a CDS encoding disulfide bond formation protein B — MNNDSAMLRRERTLLVLLGLICVALVGGALYLQFGLREDPCPLCIIQRYFFLLIAIFAFFGARFRSWRGVRLLEVMAALSALAGIATAARHVYIQANPGFSCGFDTLQPVVDSLPPAQWLPSVFKVAGLCETAYPPILGLTIPMWAGVAFIVAFVALVLSLVRNRHRVS; from the coding sequence ATGAACAACGACTCCGCCATGCTGCGCCGCGAGCGCACCCTGCTGGTTCTGCTGGGCCTGATCTGCGTCGCCCTGGTGGGCGGCGCGTTGTACCTGCAGTTTGGGTTGCGCGAAGACCCATGCCCGCTGTGCATCATCCAGCGCTATTTCTTCCTGCTGATCGCGATCTTCGCGTTCTTCGGTGCGCGCTTCAGGAGCTGGCGCGGCGTCCGCCTGCTCGAAGTGATGGCAGCGCTGTCGGCGCTCGCCGGCATCGCGACCGCGGCGCGCCACGTGTACATCCAGGCGAATCCGGGCTTCAGCTGCGGCTTCGACACGCTGCAGCCGGTAGTCGACAGCCTGCCCCCCGCACAATGGCTGCCGAGCGTGTTCAAGGTCGCTGGCCTGTGCGAAACCGCCTATCCGCCGATTCTCGGGCTGACCATTCCGATGTGGGCAGGCGTCGCGTTTATCGTCGCGTTCGTCGCGCTGGTGCTGAGCCTCGTGCGCAATCGCCATCGGGTGTCCTGA
- the xdhA gene encoding xanthine dehydrogenase small subunit, with protein MTPQTIRFYHQGSVREVAGVPATRTVLQHLREDLRCTGTKEGCAEGDCGACTVVVGELDARGDLALKAVNACIQFLPTLDGRALFTVEDLRAANSALHPVQQALVDCHGSQCGFCTPGFVMSMWALYENQPANAGPPSRNEIDAALSGNLCRCTGYRPIIEAAQKMFDYARYPRVALDRDAIAATLRTLQRKDTFEYSAPDTRGAAFGSSTYHAPLTLDAFATLRARHPGARIVAGSTDVGLWVTKQFRDLGELLYTGNVAELKTIARDAQTLTIGAAVTLEDAYAALTADYPELAEMWTRFASLPIRNAGTLGGNVANGSPIGDSMPALLALGAEVVLRHDRTTRTLPLDAFYLGYQKTALAAGEFVSALRVPRPTGALRFRTYKVAKRYDQDISAVCAAFALHVAEDGAIRAARVAFGGMAATPKRAAHAEAMLNDAAWNEATARRAMDALAADYQPLTDMRASSAYRLKVARNLLWRFYLETRDDAPLALCDVNAFAFEADAIVAKESP; from the coding sequence ATGACACCGCAAACCATCCGCTTCTATCACCAGGGGTCTGTCCGCGAGGTCGCGGGCGTCCCGGCGACGCGCACCGTGCTGCAGCACCTGCGCGAGGATCTGCGCTGCACCGGCACCAAGGAAGGCTGCGCGGAAGGCGACTGCGGCGCGTGCACGGTCGTGGTTGGCGAACTCGATGCGCGCGGCGACCTCGCGTTGAAGGCGGTCAACGCCTGCATCCAGTTCCTGCCGACGCTCGACGGCCGCGCCCTCTTCACCGTCGAAGACCTGCGCGCCGCGAACAGCGCGCTGCATCCGGTGCAACAGGCTTTGGTCGACTGTCACGGTTCGCAATGCGGCTTCTGCACGCCCGGCTTCGTGATGTCGATGTGGGCGCTCTACGAGAACCAGCCCGCGAACGCCGGCCCGCCGAGCCGTAACGAAATCGACGCCGCGCTGTCCGGCAATCTGTGCCGCTGCACGGGCTACCGACCGATCATCGAGGCCGCGCAGAAGATGTTCGACTACGCGCGATATCCGCGTGTCGCGCTCGACCGCGACGCGATCGCGGCCACGCTGCGCACGCTGCAACGCAAGGACACATTCGAATACAGCGCGCCCGACACACGCGGCGCCGCGTTCGGCTCATCCACCTACCACGCCCCGCTCACGCTCGACGCGTTCGCGACGCTGCGCGCGCGGCATCCGGGCGCGCGCATCGTCGCGGGCAGCACCGACGTCGGGCTTTGGGTCACCAAGCAGTTCCGCGATCTCGGCGAACTGCTGTACACCGGCAACGTCGCGGAGTTGAAAACAATCGCGCGCGACGCGCAAACGCTGACCATCGGCGCAGCGGTCACGCTCGAAGACGCGTACGCGGCGCTCACCGCCGACTACCCGGAGCTCGCCGAGATGTGGACGCGCTTCGCCTCGCTGCCGATCCGCAATGCGGGCACGCTCGGCGGCAACGTTGCGAACGGCTCGCCGATCGGCGATTCGATGCCGGCACTGCTCGCGCTCGGCGCCGAGGTCGTGCTGCGCCACGATCGCACGACACGCACGCTGCCGCTCGATGCGTTCTACCTCGGCTATCAGAAGACCGCACTAGCGGCAGGCGAATTCGTGAGCGCGCTGCGCGTGCCGCGCCCGACCGGCGCGCTGCGGTTTCGCACCTACAAGGTGGCCAAGCGCTACGACCAGGACATCTCGGCGGTATGCGCGGCGTTCGCGCTGCACGTCGCGGAAGATGGCGCGATCCGCGCGGCGCGCGTCGCGTTCGGCGGCATGGCGGCGACGCCGAAGCGCGCCGCGCACGCCGAAGCCATGCTTAACGACGCGGCGTGGAACGAAGCGACCGCCCGACGCGCGATGGACGCGCTCGCCGCCGACTACCAGCCGCTCACCGACATGCGCGCGTCGAGCGCGTATCGGCTGAAGGTCGCGCGCAACCTGTTGTGGCGCTTCTACCTCGAAACGCGCGACGACGCGCCGCTCGCGCTTTGCGACGTGAACGCATTCGCGTTCGAAGCGGACGCAATCGTCGCGAAGGAGTCGCCGTGA
- the xdhB gene encoding xanthine dehydrogenase molybdopterin binding subunit encodes MNRTDAFIERAGEHAAPRDAAIAVPLPHESAALHVSGEATYTDDIAELHGTLHAALGLSRHAHARIVSMDLDSVRNAPGVIAVLSADDIPGENNCGPVLHDDPILADGKVLYLGQPVFAVIAESHELARRAAALAKSDDVIRYEALDAILTAADAKAAKQFVLPPLHLRRGDPDAKIAAAPHRLAGTFEVGGQEQFYLEGQIAYAVPKEMDGMLVYSSTQHPSEMQQVVAHMLDWPAHNVVCECRRMGGGFGGKESQSALFACVAALAAQRLRRPVKLRADRDDDFLITGKRHDAVYEYEAGFDAQGRLLGVRVEIALRAGYSADLSGAVATRAVCHFDNAYYLSDVDIVALCCKTNTQSNTAFRGFGGPQGALVMEVLLDSIARELQLDPLDVRLANYYGIGERDTTPYGQRVEDNIIAALTDALLDSSGYRARRAALAEFNAKSPVLKRGLAFSPVKFGISFNVPFLNQAGALVHVYKDGSVLVNHGGTEMGQGLNTKVAQVVANQFGLPLSRVRVTAADTSKVANTSATAASTGSDLNGMAAEDAARTIRARLAEVAARQLGGDANDVQFAHGSVTVNGGALPFEQLVNAAYLARVQLWSDGFYATPKVHWDAKTLTGHPFYYFAYGAAVSEVVVDTLTGEWKLVRADVLHDAGQSINPAIDLGQIEGGFIQGMGWLTSEELWWNRDGRLMTHAPSTYKIPAVSDTPAAFHVRIYDNSNVEPTVFRSKAVGEPPLLLSFSVFLAIRDAIAAVVPGAQHAPPLRAPATPEAILDALDALSALHDANRAEPAAQAPHAAPQGESPDASLAH; translated from the coding sequence ATGAACCGGACCGATGCCTTTATCGAACGCGCGGGTGAGCACGCCGCACCACGCGACGCGGCCATCGCTGTGCCGCTGCCGCACGAATCCGCCGCGCTGCACGTGAGCGGCGAAGCCACCTACACCGACGACATCGCCGAACTGCACGGCACGCTGCATGCAGCGCTCGGCCTGTCGCGCCATGCGCATGCGCGCATCGTGTCGATGGATCTCGACTCGGTTAGAAACGCGCCCGGCGTGATCGCGGTGCTGAGCGCCGACGATATCCCCGGCGAGAACAATTGCGGCCCGGTGCTGCACGACGATCCGATTCTCGCCGACGGCAAAGTGCTGTACCTCGGCCAGCCGGTCTTTGCGGTAATCGCCGAGAGTCATGAACTCGCGCGCCGCGCGGCCGCGCTCGCGAAAAGCGACGACGTGATCCGTTATGAGGCGCTCGACGCGATCCTCACCGCCGCCGACGCCAAAGCCGCGAAGCAGTTCGTGCTGCCCCCGCTGCATCTGCGGCGTGGGGACCCCGATGCAAAGATCGCCGCCGCGCCGCATCGGCTCGCCGGCACGTTCGAGGTCGGCGGCCAGGAGCAGTTCTATCTCGAAGGCCAGATCGCGTATGCGGTGCCGAAGGAGATGGACGGCATGCTCGTCTACAGCTCGACGCAGCATCCGAGCGAGATGCAGCAGGTCGTCGCGCATATGCTCGACTGGCCCGCGCATAACGTCGTGTGCGAATGCCGGCGCATGGGTGGCGGCTTCGGCGGCAAGGAATCGCAATCGGCGCTGTTCGCGTGCGTGGCCGCGCTCGCGGCGCAACGCTTGCGCCGGCCGGTCAAGCTGCGCGCCGATCGCGACGACGACTTCCTGATCACCGGCAAGCGCCACGACGCGGTCTACGAATACGAAGCGGGCTTCGACGCTCAAGGCCGGCTGCTTGGCGTGCGCGTCGAAATCGCCTTGCGCGCCGGCTATTCGGCCGATCTGTCCGGGGCGGTCGCGACGCGCGCGGTGTGCCACTTCGACAACGCGTACTACCTGTCCGACGTCGATATCGTCGCGCTGTGCTGCAAGACCAATACGCAGTCGAACACCGCGTTTCGCGGCTTCGGCGGACCGCAGGGCGCGCTCGTGATGGAGGTGCTGCTCGACAGCATCGCGCGCGAGTTGCAGCTCGATCCGCTCGACGTGCGGCTCGCGAACTACTACGGCATCGGCGAGCGCGATACGACACCGTATGGACAGCGCGTCGAAGACAACATCATCGCGGCGCTGACCGACGCGTTGCTCGATTCGAGCGGCTACCGTGCGCGTCGCGCGGCGCTCGCTGAATTCAACGCAAAAAGTCCGGTGCTCAAACGCGGCCTCGCGTTTTCGCCGGTCAAGTTCGGCATCTCGTTCAACGTGCCGTTCCTGAATCAGGCCGGCGCGCTCGTGCACGTGTACAAGGACGGCTCCGTGCTCGTCAATCACGGCGGCACCGAGATGGGCCAGGGCCTCAACACGAAGGTCGCGCAGGTGGTCGCGAACCAGTTCGGCTTGCCGCTATCGCGCGTGCGGGTGACGGCCGCCGATACGTCGAAAGTCGCCAACACGTCGGCGACCGCGGCTTCGACCGGCAGCGATCTGAACGGCATGGCCGCCGAAGACGCCGCGCGGACGATCCGCGCGCGGCTCGCCGAGGTCGCGGCACGCCAGCTCGGCGGCGACGCGAACGACGTGCAGTTCGCGCACGGCAGCGTAACTGTGAACGGCGGCGCGCTGCCGTTCGAACAGCTCGTCAACGCCGCGTATCTCGCGCGCGTGCAGCTATGGTCGGACGGCTTCTACGCGACGCCGAAAGTGCATTGGGATGCGAAGACGCTGACCGGTCATCCGTTCTATTACTTTGCGTATGGCGCGGCGGTGTCGGAGGTCGTCGTCGATACGCTGACCGGCGAGTGGAAGCTCGTGCGCGCGGACGTGCTGCACGACGCGGGCCAGTCGATCAATCCGGCGATCGATCTCGGTCAGATCGAAGGCGGCTTCATTCAAGGAATGGGCTGGCTCACCAGCGAAGAGCTGTGGTGGAACCGCGACGGCCGCCTGATGACACACGCGCCGTCGACGTACAAGATTCCCGCGGTCAGCGACACACCCGCCGCGTTCCACGTACGGATCTACGACAACAGCAACGTCGAGCCGACCGTGTTTCGCTCGAAAGCAGTCGGTGAGCCACCGTTGTTGCTGTCGTTCTCGGTGTTTCTCGCGATTCGCGATGCGATCGCGGCCGTGGTGCCGGGCGCGCAACATGCTCCGCCATTGCGCGCGCCGGCGACGCCCGAAGCGATACTCGATGCGCTCGATGCGTTGAGCGCGCTGCACGACGCAAACCGGGCCGAACCCGCCGCGCAAGCACCGCACGCGGCCCCACAAGGAGAATCGCCGGATGCAAGCCTGGCTCACTGA
- the xdhC gene encoding xanthine dehydrogenase accessory protein XdhC — protein MQAWLTDLQQLLAHGDAAVLVTVARVEGSAPREAGTKMIVTREAAKHTIGGGHLEWKAIETARQVLRDGMRAPHMRRLERFALGPSLGQCCGGAVILAFERLDVGDLGWVTSLTKRLAAGQSTVRSVSFGPAPDAVMLSEPEPGIDAADCLLWDGAGFDDSSALLTETIAPGEFAVVLFGAGHVGAALVRVLATLTCTVRWVDERDAQFPPLDTLHAPNVTIDANDAPDEAIDQAAPKTYFIVMTHNHARDLELAERILRRGDFAFFGMIGSHTKRKQFEHRLAARGIDPARIARMKCPLGVDGIVDKSPEVIAISAAAQVLQAVEAHAGKRHATQAV, from the coding sequence ATGCAAGCCTGGCTCACTGACCTGCAACAGCTGCTCGCGCATGGCGATGCCGCCGTGCTGGTGACGGTTGCGCGCGTCGAAGGTTCGGCGCCGCGCGAAGCCGGCACGAAGATGATCGTCACGCGCGAGGCGGCCAAACATACGATTGGCGGCGGCCACCTCGAATGGAAGGCGATCGAGACGGCGCGCCAGGTGCTGCGCGACGGCATGCGCGCGCCGCACATGCGGCGGCTCGAACGCTTCGCGTTGGGACCGAGCTTGGGTCAGTGCTGCGGCGGTGCCGTGATTCTCGCGTTCGAGCGGCTCGACGTCGGCGACCTCGGCTGGGTCACCTCGCTCACGAAGCGCCTTGCGGCGGGTCAATCGACGGTGCGTAGCGTATCATTCGGACCCGCGCCGGATGCGGTGATGCTGTCGGAGCCCGAGCCCGGCATCGACGCCGCCGATTGCCTGCTGTGGGACGGCGCCGGTTTCGACGACAGCAGCGCGCTCCTGACCGAAACCATCGCACCGGGCGAGTTCGCCGTCGTGCTGTTCGGCGCCGGCCACGTTGGCGCGGCGCTCGTGCGCGTGCTCGCGACGCTGACGTGCACGGTGCGCTGGGTCGATGAGCGCGACGCGCAGTTTCCCCCGCTCGATACGCTGCACGCGCCGAACGTCACGATCGACGCGAACGACGCGCCCGACGAAGCGATCGATCAGGCCGCGCCGAAAACGTACTTCATCGTGATGACGCACAACCACGCGCGCGATCTCGAACTGGCCGAGCGCATCTTGCGGCGCGGCGACTTCGCGTTCTTCGGCATGATCGGCTCGCACACCAAGCGCAAGCAGTTCGAGCACCGGCTCGCGGCGCGCGGCATCGATCCGGCGCGGATCGCGCGGATGAAGTGTCCGCTCGGCGTCGACGGCATCGTCGACAAATCGCCCGAAGTCATCGCGATTTCAGCGGCCGCGCAAGTGCTGCAGGCCGTGGAGGCACACGCGGGCAAGCGCCACGCGACGCAGGCGGTTTGA